In the genome of Chrysemys picta bellii isolate R12L10 chromosome 19, ASM1138683v2, whole genome shotgun sequence, one region contains:
- the LOC101939361 gene encoding uncharacterized protein C2orf72 homolog isoform X1, translating into MGGGAGRGPAGPAQRRAAMEPQEQSGRADAAEPGASPDGEFQAVVQRTQVLLLAGETWEPDRAQAALSSFAHEVLPVARRPPSPAPPSAPPAGQLIFFLCRAPSLRGRAERLREVLRGVREQSRGAPAALLGVIVQPRPEEEAEARRRLEELLLEVFQPPGPGAAPRVEVHTAVFRPGRPEGALEVKKAACEAVREEPEDAVWVSRATLFKVLGALCVACAGIIGSQYMNIRT; encoded by the exons ATGGGCGGGGGCGCAGGTCGTGGCCCCGCGGGCCCAGCTCAGCGGCGGGCGGCCATGGAGCCGCAGGAGCAGTCGGGGCGGGCGGACGCCGCCGAGCCCGGGGCGAGCCCGGACGGGGAGTTCCAGGCCGTGGTGCAGCGGACgcaggtgctgctgctggccgGGGAGACGTGGGAGCCGGACCGCGCCCAGGCCGCGCTCAGCTCCTTCGCCCACGAGGTGCTGCCCGTGGCCCGccggccgcccagccccgcgccgcccagcgcgcccccggccgggcagcTCATCTTCTTCCTGTGCCGCGCCCCGtcgctgcggggccgggccgagCGGCTGCGGGAGGTGCTGCGGGGCGTGcgggagcagagccgcggcgcgCCCGCCGCCCTGCTGGGGGTGATCGTGCAGCCCCGGCccgaggaggaggcggaggcccGCCGCCGCCTGGAGGAGCTGCTCCTCGAGGTCTtccagccgccggggccgggcgcCGCGCCGCGGGTCGAGGTGCACACGGCCGTGTTCCGCCCCGGCCGGCCCGAGGGGGCCCTGGAGGTGAAGAAAGCCGCTTGCGAGGCCGTGCGGGAAGAGCCAG AAGATGCTGTTTGGGTTTCACGAGCCACCCTCTTCAAAGTCCTGGGGGCGCTCTGTGTGGCGTGCGCTGGTATTATCGGAAGCCAGTACATGAACATTCGCACCTGA
- the LOC101939361 gene encoding uncharacterized protein C2orf72 homolog isoform X3 — MGGGAGRGPAGPAQRRAAMEPQEQSGRADAAEPGASPDGEFQAVVQRTQVLLLAGETWEPDRAQAALSSFAHEVLPVARRPPSPAPPSAPPAGQLIFFLCRAPSLRGRAERLREVLRGVREQSRGAPAALLGVIVQPRPEEEAEARRRLEELLLEVFQPPGPGAAPRVEVHTAVFRPGRPEGALEKMLFGFHEPPSSKSWGRSVWRALVLSEAST; from the exons ATGGGCGGGGGCGCAGGTCGTGGCCCCGCGGGCCCAGCTCAGCGGCGGGCGGCCATGGAGCCGCAGGAGCAGTCGGGGCGGGCGGACGCCGCCGAGCCCGGGGCGAGCCCGGACGGGGAGTTCCAGGCCGTGGTGCAGCGGACgcaggtgctgctgctggccgGGGAGACGTGGGAGCCGGACCGCGCCCAGGCCGCGCTCAGCTCCTTCGCCCACGAGGTGCTGCCCGTGGCCCGccggccgcccagccccgcgccgcccagcgcgcccccggccgggcagcTCATCTTCTTCCTGTGCCGCGCCCCGtcgctgcggggccgggccgagCGGCTGCGGGAGGTGCTGCGGGGCGTGcgggagcagagccgcggcgcgCCCGCCGCCCTGCTGGGGGTGATCGTGCAGCCCCGGCccgaggaggaggcggaggcccGCCGCCGCCTGGAGGAGCTGCTCCTCGAGGTCTtccagccgccggggccgggcgcCGCGCCGCGGGTCGAGGTGCACACGGCCGTGTTCCGCCCCGGCCGGCCCGAGGGGGCCCTGGAG AAGATGCTGTTTGGGTTTCACGAGCCACCCTCTTCAAAGTCCTGGGGGCGCTCTGTGTGGCGTGCGCTGGTATTATCGGAAGCCAGTACATGA
- the LOC101939361 gene encoding uncharacterized protein C2orf72 homolog isoform X2 → MGGGAGRGPAGPAQRRAAMEPQEQSGRADAAEPGASPDGEFQAVVQRTQVLLLAGETWEPDRAQAALSSFAHEVLPVARRPPSPAPPSAPPAGQLIFFLCRAPSLRGRAERLREVLRGVREQSRGAPAALLGVIVQPRPEEEAEARRRLEELLLEVFQPPGPGAAPRVEVHTAVFRPGRPEGALEVKKAACEAVREEPDAVWVSRATLFKVLGALCVACAGIIGSQYMNIRT, encoded by the exons ATGGGCGGGGGCGCAGGTCGTGGCCCCGCGGGCCCAGCTCAGCGGCGGGCGGCCATGGAGCCGCAGGAGCAGTCGGGGCGGGCGGACGCCGCCGAGCCCGGGGCGAGCCCGGACGGGGAGTTCCAGGCCGTGGTGCAGCGGACgcaggtgctgctgctggccgGGGAGACGTGGGAGCCGGACCGCGCCCAGGCCGCGCTCAGCTCCTTCGCCCACGAGGTGCTGCCCGTGGCCCGccggccgcccagccccgcgccgcccagcgcgcccccggccgggcagcTCATCTTCTTCCTGTGCCGCGCCCCGtcgctgcggggccgggccgagCGGCTGCGGGAGGTGCTGCGGGGCGTGcgggagcagagccgcggcgcgCCCGCCGCCCTGCTGGGGGTGATCGTGCAGCCCCGGCccgaggaggaggcggaggcccGCCGCCGCCTGGAGGAGCTGCTCCTCGAGGTCTtccagccgccggggccgggcgcCGCGCCGCGGGTCGAGGTGCACACGGCCGTGTTCCGCCCCGGCCGGCCCGAGGGGGCCCTGGAGGTGAAGAAAGCCGCTTGCGAGGCCGTGCGGGAAGAGCCAG ATGCTGTTTGGGTTTCACGAGCCACCCTCTTCAAAGTCCTGGGGGCGCTCTGTGTGGCGTGCGCTGGTATTATCGGAAGCCAGTACATGAACATTCGCACCTGA